A single Vanacampus margaritifer isolate UIUO_Vmar chromosome 7, RoL_Vmar_1.0, whole genome shotgun sequence DNA region contains:
- the gne gene encoding bifunctional UDP-N-acetylglucosamine 2-epimerase/N-acetylmannosamine kinase isoform X1, protein MEKHRGFVCKNPHELYYKRMQSREKMKREKMDNLNQGKKRLRVLVATCNRADYSKLAPIMFGIKSHPDDYDLDVVVLGSHLIDDYGNTFRMIEQDDFDISSKLHTIVRGEDEAAMVESVGLALVKIPDVLQRLHPDIVVIHGDRFDALALATAAALMNIRILHLEGGEVSGTIDDSIRHAISKLAHYHACCTRRAEQHLISMCEDHSRILLAGCPSYDKLLCPHNREDYLDIIKSWLGDNVQDHDYIVALQHPVTTDIQHSIKIYGLMLDALISFNKRTLILFPNIDAGSKEMVRVMRKKGIEQHPNFRAVKHIPFEQFIQLVCHAGCMIGNSSCGVREAGAFGTPVINLGTRQTGRETGENVLHVRDADSHNKIYHALQLQFGKRYPCSKIYGDGNAVPRILKFLQSIDLNKPLQKTFCFPSVKDSISQDIDHILEKQSALAVDLGGTNLRVAIVCSKGVVVKKYTQANPKSFEPRMQLILKMCENAMQDAVSLNCRILGVGVSTGGRVNPQEGVVLDSTQLIQEWTSVDLRTPISDAFHLPVWVDNDGNCAALAERKFGHGKGVENFVTVITGTGIGGGIIQHNELIHGSTFCGAELGHIMVSLDGPECSCGSRGCIEAFASGLALQREAKKMNDDELLKGEGGLSMKLSEPITAAHLISAARLGNAKAVATLNKASTALGVGIINILHTLNPSLVILSGVLASIYEEPVKHLIASRALLPAQSTKLVTSDLEEPALLGAASMVLDYATRRTY, encoded by the exons gaGCTTTACTACAAGAGGATGCAAAGCAGAGAAAAGATGAAAAGGGAAAAGATGGACAATCTGAATCAG GGTAAGAAGAGGCTGAGGGTGCTTGTGGCGACATGCAACAGGGCCGACTACTCCAAACTGGCTCCGATCATGTTTGGGATCAAATCCCATCCTGATGACTACGACCTGGATGTGGTGGTGCTTGGTTCGCATCTTATTGATGATTATGG GAACACATTTCGTATGATTGAGCAGGACGACTTTGACATCAGCTCCAAGCTGCACACGATTGTAAGGGGGGAGGATGAGGCCGCCATGGTGGAGAGTGTTGGGCTCGCTCTGGTCAAAATTCCAGATGTCCTGCAAAGATTGCACCCGGATATCGTCGTCATCCACGGGGATCGTTTTGACGCGTTGGCTCTAGCAACTGCTGCCGCACTGATGAACATTAGAATACTTCACCTAGAGGGAGGAGAG GTGAGCGGCACCATCGACGACTCCATCCGCCACGCCATCAGCAAGCTGGCCCATTACCACGCCTGCTGCACGCGAAGGGCAGAGCAACACCTCATTTCCATGTGCGAGGACCACTCTCGTATCTTACTGGCCGGCTGCCCCTCCTACGATAAGCTGCTGTGCCCTCATAACCGCGAAGACTATTTGGATATCATCAAGAGCTGGTTGG GCGACAATGTGCAGGATCATGACTACATTGTGGCTTTGCAGCACCCAGTCACCACTGATATTCAGCACTCTATTAAGATCTATGGACTCATGTTGGACGCACTGATCTCCTTCAATAAAAGGACCCTCATCCTCTTTCCCAACATTGATGCCG GAAGTAAGGAAATGGTGCGTGTGATGAGAAAAAAGGGCATCGAGCAGCATCCCAACTTCCGGGCAGTGAAGCACATTCCCTTCGAGCAGTTCATTCAGCTGGTGTGCCACGCCGGCTGCATGATTGGAAACAGCAGCTGCGGCGTGCGAGAGGCCGGGGCCTTTGGCACGCCGGTCATCAACCTGGGAACGAGACAAACGGGCAGAGAGACAG GTGAAAATGTTCTGCATGTGAGGGATGCGGATTCACATAATAAAATCTACCATGCCCTGCAGCTGCAGTTTGGAAAGCGATACCCCtg TTCTAAGATCTACGGCGACGGAAACGCCGTCCCTCGCATCCTCAAGTTCTTACAATCCATTGACCTAAATAAGCCCCTTCAGAAGACTTTCTGCTTCCCCTCGGTGAAAGACTCCATATCCCAAGACATTGATCACATCCTGGAGAAACAAAGCGCTTTGGCGGTGGACCTCGGCGGTACCAACCTCAGAGTGGCAATCGTCTGCTCAAAG GGTGTTGTAGTGAAGAAATATACTCAAGCAAATCCAAAGAGCTTCGAACCCAGGATGCAGCTCATATTGAAAATGTGCGAGAACGCCATGCAAGATGCCGTGTCCCTCAACTGCAGGATTCTGGGCGTCG GAGTGTCCACCGGGGGGCGTGTGAACCCACAAGAGGGCGTGGTGCTGGACTCCACACAGCTAATCCAGGAGTGGACGTCGGTGGATTTGAGAACGCCCATCTCGGATGCCTTTCATCTCCCCGTCTGGGTGGACAACGATGGCAACTGCGCAGCCTTGGCCGAAAGGAAGTTTGGTCACGGGAAAGGAGTGGAGAATTTTGTCACGGTCATAACGGGAACAG GTATTGGAGGAGGGATTATCCAGCACAACGAGCTGATCCATGGCAGCACATTCTGCGGCGCTGAACTGGGTCACATCATGGTGTCGTTAGACGGCCCGGAGTGTTCGTGTGGAAGCCGAGGATGCATCGAGGCTTTCGCTTCCGGCCTGGCCCTGCAGAGAGAggccaaaaaaatgaatgatg ATGAACTGCtgaaaggggagggggggttgtCTATGAAGCTGTCCGAGCCCATCACCGCCGCTCACCTCATCAGTGCAGCAAGACTAGGGAACGCCAAAGCTGTAGCAACTCTCAACAAGG CCTCCACGGCACTCGGCGTGGGCATCATCAACATCCTGCATACACTCAACCCCTCACTCGTGATCCTATCTGGCGTGTTAGCCTCGATCTACGAAGAGCCGGTGAAGCACCTCATTGCCAGCAGAGCCCTCTTGCCGGCTCAGAGCACCAAGTTGGTCACGTCAGACTTGGAAGAACCCGCTTTACTAGGAGCTGCCAGCATGGTGTTAGACTACGCTACGAGAAGGACTTATTAA
- the gne gene encoding bifunctional UDP-N-acetylglucosamine 2-epimerase/N-acetylmannosamine kinase isoform X2: MQSREKMKREKMDNLNQGKKRLRVLVATCNRADYSKLAPIMFGIKSHPDDYDLDVVVLGSHLIDDYGNTFRMIEQDDFDISSKLHTIVRGEDEAAMVESVGLALVKIPDVLQRLHPDIVVIHGDRFDALALATAAALMNIRILHLEGGEVSGTIDDSIRHAISKLAHYHACCTRRAEQHLISMCEDHSRILLAGCPSYDKLLCPHNREDYLDIIKSWLGDNVQDHDYIVALQHPVTTDIQHSIKIYGLMLDALISFNKRTLILFPNIDAGSKEMVRVMRKKGIEQHPNFRAVKHIPFEQFIQLVCHAGCMIGNSSCGVREAGAFGTPVINLGTRQTGRETGENVLHVRDADSHNKIYHALQLQFGKRYPCSKIYGDGNAVPRILKFLQSIDLNKPLQKTFCFPSVKDSISQDIDHILEKQSALAVDLGGTNLRVAIVCSKGVVVKKYTQANPKSFEPRMQLILKMCENAMQDAVSLNCRILGVGVSTGGRVNPQEGVVLDSTQLIQEWTSVDLRTPISDAFHLPVWVDNDGNCAALAERKFGHGKGVENFVTVITGTGIGGGIIQHNELIHGSTFCGAELGHIMVSLDGPECSCGSRGCIEAFASGLALQREAKKMNDDELLKGEGGLSMKLSEPITAAHLISAARLGNAKAVATLNKASTALGVGIINILHTLNPSLVILSGVLASIYEEPVKHLIASRALLPAQSTKLVTSDLEEPALLGAASMVLDYATRRTY; the protein is encoded by the exons ATGCAAAGCAGAGAAAAGATGAAAAGGGAAAAGATGGACAATCTGAATCAG GGTAAGAAGAGGCTGAGGGTGCTTGTGGCGACATGCAACAGGGCCGACTACTCCAAACTGGCTCCGATCATGTTTGGGATCAAATCCCATCCTGATGACTACGACCTGGATGTGGTGGTGCTTGGTTCGCATCTTATTGATGATTATGG GAACACATTTCGTATGATTGAGCAGGACGACTTTGACATCAGCTCCAAGCTGCACACGATTGTAAGGGGGGAGGATGAGGCCGCCATGGTGGAGAGTGTTGGGCTCGCTCTGGTCAAAATTCCAGATGTCCTGCAAAGATTGCACCCGGATATCGTCGTCATCCACGGGGATCGTTTTGACGCGTTGGCTCTAGCAACTGCTGCCGCACTGATGAACATTAGAATACTTCACCTAGAGGGAGGAGAG GTGAGCGGCACCATCGACGACTCCATCCGCCACGCCATCAGCAAGCTGGCCCATTACCACGCCTGCTGCACGCGAAGGGCAGAGCAACACCTCATTTCCATGTGCGAGGACCACTCTCGTATCTTACTGGCCGGCTGCCCCTCCTACGATAAGCTGCTGTGCCCTCATAACCGCGAAGACTATTTGGATATCATCAAGAGCTGGTTGG GCGACAATGTGCAGGATCATGACTACATTGTGGCTTTGCAGCACCCAGTCACCACTGATATTCAGCACTCTATTAAGATCTATGGACTCATGTTGGACGCACTGATCTCCTTCAATAAAAGGACCCTCATCCTCTTTCCCAACATTGATGCCG GAAGTAAGGAAATGGTGCGTGTGATGAGAAAAAAGGGCATCGAGCAGCATCCCAACTTCCGGGCAGTGAAGCACATTCCCTTCGAGCAGTTCATTCAGCTGGTGTGCCACGCCGGCTGCATGATTGGAAACAGCAGCTGCGGCGTGCGAGAGGCCGGGGCCTTTGGCACGCCGGTCATCAACCTGGGAACGAGACAAACGGGCAGAGAGACAG GTGAAAATGTTCTGCATGTGAGGGATGCGGATTCACATAATAAAATCTACCATGCCCTGCAGCTGCAGTTTGGAAAGCGATACCCCtg TTCTAAGATCTACGGCGACGGAAACGCCGTCCCTCGCATCCTCAAGTTCTTACAATCCATTGACCTAAATAAGCCCCTTCAGAAGACTTTCTGCTTCCCCTCGGTGAAAGACTCCATATCCCAAGACATTGATCACATCCTGGAGAAACAAAGCGCTTTGGCGGTGGACCTCGGCGGTACCAACCTCAGAGTGGCAATCGTCTGCTCAAAG GGTGTTGTAGTGAAGAAATATACTCAAGCAAATCCAAAGAGCTTCGAACCCAGGATGCAGCTCATATTGAAAATGTGCGAGAACGCCATGCAAGATGCCGTGTCCCTCAACTGCAGGATTCTGGGCGTCG GAGTGTCCACCGGGGGGCGTGTGAACCCACAAGAGGGCGTGGTGCTGGACTCCACACAGCTAATCCAGGAGTGGACGTCGGTGGATTTGAGAACGCCCATCTCGGATGCCTTTCATCTCCCCGTCTGGGTGGACAACGATGGCAACTGCGCAGCCTTGGCCGAAAGGAAGTTTGGTCACGGGAAAGGAGTGGAGAATTTTGTCACGGTCATAACGGGAACAG GTATTGGAGGAGGGATTATCCAGCACAACGAGCTGATCCATGGCAGCACATTCTGCGGCGCTGAACTGGGTCACATCATGGTGTCGTTAGACGGCCCGGAGTGTTCGTGTGGAAGCCGAGGATGCATCGAGGCTTTCGCTTCCGGCCTGGCCCTGCAGAGAGAggccaaaaaaatgaatgatg ATGAACTGCtgaaaggggagggggggttgtCTATGAAGCTGTCCGAGCCCATCACCGCCGCTCACCTCATCAGTGCAGCAAGACTAGGGAACGCCAAAGCTGTAGCAACTCTCAACAAGG CCTCCACGGCACTCGGCGTGGGCATCATCAACATCCTGCATACACTCAACCCCTCACTCGTGATCCTATCTGGCGTGTTAGCCTCGATCTACGAAGAGCCGGTGAAGCACCTCATTGCCAGCAGAGCCCTCTTGCCGGCTCAGAGCACCAAGTTGGTCACGTCAGACTTGGAAGAACCCGCTTTACTAGGAGCTGCCAGCATGGTGTTAGACTACGCTACGAGAAGGACTTATTAA